In the Rattus rattus isolate New Zealand chromosome 18, Rrattus_CSIRO_v1, whole genome shotgun sequence genome, one interval contains:
- the Trim31 gene encoding E3 ubiquitin-protein ligase TRIM31: protein MADPKLASQLQEDVTCPICLGILQDPVTIDCGHNFCLKCINQIGKTSENILCPLCKCSVSKNTFRPNKLLASLAEKIQTMDPADIQQEKEEARCQKHKKKLYYFCEQDGALLCVVCRDSKDHKFHDVTLIDEAVQNYKVQIESQAQDLGRKDKEIIEEKKRGEGAIWTFRAQVELEKLKVIEEFKHLRQRLDEEESFLLSRMDWVEKQGAKQLRQYVTVTEKQLNSLRTLTKSLKIRLQSSPIELLKDVKDTLSRNKEFQFLSPIPVPVDLEKKRSEAKARLESVLKSLTEFKDNLKAEGKKDKSEFLSNLNKEEWESWSLLQKNNLMLPTSVPVTLDKNSADPDLTISHDGKKVTLYNIAGKASNKQAKPRPFYPFHCVRGSPGLSSGRQVWEAEIREPSGGACIIGVATDLAQGSQSQNIRMQNCMWALRISPTGCQPFTNCKAQEHLPVCLKKVGVYVNHDCGEVIFYDAITSKHVYTFQTSFNGRVFPLFGLQVTCSHITLTP, encoded by the exons TCCTGTCACCATTGACTGTGGGCACAACTTCTGCCTGAAGTGTATCAATCAGATTGGGAAAACGTCAGAAAATATCCTGTGTCCTCTCTGCAAATGCTCTGTGAGTAAGAATACTTTCAGGCCCAATAAGCTGCTGGCTAGTCTTGCAGAGAAGATCCAGACTATGGATCCTGCTGACATccaacaagaaaaggaagaggcaagatgtcagaagcacaagaaaaagctATATTACTTCTGCGAGCAGGATGGGGCGCTCCTCTGCGTAGTGTGTCGAGACTCCAAGGACCACAAATTCCACGATGTCACCTTGATAGATGAGGCTGTACAGAACTACAAG GTGCAGATTGAGTCACAGGCCCAGGATTTGGGGCGAAAGGACAAGGAAATAATTGAAGAGAAAAAACGAGGCGAAGGGGCAATCTGGACATTCAGG GCCCAGGTGGAACTAGAGAAACTAAAGGTCATTGAGGAATTCAAGCACCTTCGACAGAGACTGGACGAGGAAGAGAGTTTCCTCCTGTCCAGGATGGACTGGGTGGAGAAGCAGGGAGCCAAGCAGTTGAGACAATATGTCACTGTGACAGAGAAGCAGCTGAACTCTCTTAGGACGCTCACTAAGTCCTTGAAAATTAGGCTGCAATCTTCACCCATAGAGCTACTAAAG gaCGTTAAAGACACCCTGAGCAG GAATAAGGAATTTCAGTTTCTCAGCCCAATTCCAGTTCCTGTGGACCTGGAGAAAAAACGCAGTGAAGCAAAAGCAAGACTTGAGTCCGTCCTAAAATCCCTGACAGAATTCAAAG ACAACCTGAAGGCCGAAGGGAAGAAAGATAAAAGCGAGTTTCTGAGCAACTTGAATAAAGAAGAATGGGAGAGCT GGAGCCTATTACAGAAGAATAACTTGATGTTGCCCACCTCAG TCCCTGTGACCCTGGACAAGAACTCAGCTGACCCAGACCTCACCATTTCTCATGATGGAAAGAAAGTGACCTTGTACAATATAGCTGGAAAAGCTTCCAATAAGCAGGCAAAGCCTCGACCATTTTACCCATTCCACTGTGTGAGGGGTTCCCCAGGCCTCTCCTCAGGCCGCCAGGTGTGGGAGGCAGAAATCCGGGAGCCCTCAGGTGGGGCATGCATCATTGGCGTGGCTACAGACTTGGCTCAAGGGTCCCAGAGTCAAAACATCAGAATGCAGAACTGCATGTGGGCACTGCGGATCTCACCCACTGGATGCCAGCCATTCACCAACTGTAAAGCCCAGGAGCATCTCCCGGTCTGTCTCAAGAAAGTGGGTGTCTACGTGAATCATGACTGCGGGGAGGTCATCTTCTATGATGCCATCACTAGCAAACACGTCTATACTTTCCAAACTTCTTTTAACGGGAGGGTCTTCCCCCTTTTCGGGCTCCAAGTTACCTGCAGCCATATCACCCTGACCCCTTAG